The DNA segment TCAGCCCGAGATCCGGGTCGACGGCCGGGTGGATCCACGGGGTCGCGCCGCCCTCGGCCCAGGAGTCGCCCTCCCAGGTGTCGTTGCCGAACTCGCCCGGCCCCGGCGTACCCCAGAAGTGCCACAGGACCTCGCCGGTGCGGGCGTCCAGGGCCAGGGCGGCGCCGCGCGGGCCGTCGTTGGTGCCGCAGAACAGCAGGCCGTCGTGGTGCACGACGGCCACCTTCTCGATGTTGCCGAACCCGTTGACCTGCTTCTCCCACACGACCTGGCCGGTCTGCTGGTCGAGGGCGATGACGTAGTTGTCGTTGGACTTGGTGAACACGTGCCCGTCACCGACGGCGACACCGCGCCGGGTGAGGGCGCCGCGGGTCTGGTCGTAGCGCCACTTCGTCTGCCCGGTGACGCCGTCGACCGCGACGACGTTGCCGAGCGCCGACTCGATGAAGAGCACCCCGTCGACCGCGACGGCCGTGGACTGGCTGTTGCCGGTCCGCAATCCGTTCTCGATCGAGTTCATCCACGCGCCGCGCAGCCGGCGCACGTTGCCCGCGTCGATGCGCCGCAGGCCGGTGTAGTTCTGGTTGCCGAGGTTGCCGCCGACCTTGGGGAAGTCAGCGCCACCCGGCGTGTCGAAGGACGCGGCCGGTGTCTCGTGGCCGAGGCCGGGAGCGGCCGGCGCCTCGTGGCCGAGGGCGGGAACCGGGACCGCGGCGACGGAGGCGAGTTTCAGGACATCTCGTCTTCTCATTCGAATATTCCCTGGTAGATGTCTTTGATGTTCCAGTGCCCGGGGGTGGGCACCGGCTCGTTGACCATCGGTACGTCGATCACCGCGGGCCGGCGGGCGGCGAGGGCGGCCCGCAGCGCCTCCGCGAAGCCGGCGGCGCTGGTGACGGCGTAGCCGTCGGCGCCGCAGGCACGGCCGAGCGCGGCGAAGTCCGGGCTGTAGGCGGAGCCGTCGGGCGCGGTGAAGTCGCAGCCGTAACTGCGCCCGAAGTTCGCCGACTGCAGGTCGCTGATGGTGCCGTGCGAGCGGTTGTTCATCACCACGAACACGACCGGGGCGCCCTGTTCGACGGCCATCGGCAGCGCCGGCAGCTGGGCGCTCATGCCGCCGTCGCCGATCAGCGCGATCACCGTGCGGTCGGGCTGCGCGATCTGCACGCCGACGGCGGCGGCCGGCCCGAAGCCCATGGTGGACGCCCCGCCGGGGGTGATGAACCGGCCGTCGGCGGGCAGCTCGTAGCACTGGGCGACGCCGTTCTTGTTCCAGCCCACGTCGGTGACGAGCACGGCGTCGGCGGGCAGGATCGCCCGCAGGTCGGTGAGGATGCGTTCGGGGCGCAGCGGGAACCGGTCGTCGGAACCGCGCCCGCGGCTGTCGGCGAACAGGGCCCGCCGGGCCGCGGTGATCTCCTCGCGCAGCCCTTCCCGGCCGCGCGGCTTCTCCTGGCGGGCCTCGACCGCGGCGGCCACGGCCTGCACCGCCCGGGACACGTCGGCGACCGCCCCGATCTCGACCGGGAAGTTGCGGCCGATCTCCGCCGGGTCGATGTCGATCTGCACGAGCTTCGCGGGCGGGAACTGCCAGGTGTAGCGGCGGTCCCAGGAGCTGGCGTCGGTCTCGGCGAACCGGGTGGCCAGGGCGAGGACCACGTCGGCCTCCCGGGTGTACCGGTTGGTCATCTCCAGGCCCCAGAAGCCGGGCATGCCGAGCAGCAGCGGATGGTCGTCGGGCAGCGTGCCCTTGGCCATCAGCGAGTGCACGACCGGGATGTCGAGGTGTTCGGCGAGCGAGCGCAGCGCGTCCAGGCCGGGGCCGCGGCGCAGGCCGCCGCCGAGGTAGATCAGTGGCCGTTCGGCGTTCAGGAGCAGCCCGGCGATCTGGTCGGCGACCTCGGTGGGCAGCTCCGGCCGGTGAACGGTGGCGAGCGGAAGAACGGCGGGCTCGACCGGCCGGGAGAAATGGTCCATCGGCACGCTGAGCAGCACCGCGCCGGGCCGGCCGGACGCGGCGGTCCAGAAGGCGCGTTCGGTGAATCGGGGCAGGTCGGCGGCGCGGTGCACCTGCCAGGCGCGTTTGACGAACGGCCGGTAGATGGCGGTCTGGTCGGCGTCGGCGTGCAGGTTCACCTCCTGGTGCGGGTGCCGGCCGTGGTAGTAGGACGGGATGTCGCCGGCGATCGCGACCAGCGGCACCGAGTCGAGGGCGGCGGTCATCACGCCGGTGACGCCGTTGGTCAGGCCGGGGCCGACGTGCATGAGCACGACGCCGGTCTTGCCGCTGGCGCGGGCATAGCCGTCGGCGGCGTGCGCGGCGGCCTGCTCGTGGCGCGCGATGACGAATCTGATGCCGCTGCGCCCGATCGCGTCCAGCAGGGCGATGTTGGTGTGCCCGCAGGTGCCGAAGACGTACTCGACGCCGTACGACTCGAGCTGGGCCACCATCGCGTCCGCCGCGGTGCCGCTCACGAGATGCCCCGCAGGATCAGGGTCTTCACCGTCGTGTAGTCGTCGATCATCCACCGTGGTGACTCCCGTCCGAATCCGGATTCCTTGACGCCGCCGAACGGCAGATGGTCGAGACGGAAGTTCGAGGACCCGTTCACCACCAGTCCTCCTACCTCCAGCTCGCGCCAGGCGGTGAAGATGCGCCGGACGTCGTAGGTGAACAGCCCGGCCTGCAACCCGTACCGGCTGTCGTTGCAGGTGGCGATGACGGCGTCGAAGTCGTCGAACGGCGTGACGCTGACGACGGCGCCGAACACCTCGTCGCGGATCAGCCGGGCGTCGGCGGGTGGCGCGGCCACCACGGTCGGGGTGACGGTGGCGCCGTCGCGGTCGCCGCCGGTGGTGATGGTGGCGCCGGCGGCGGCCGCCTCCTCGGCCCAGCGCACGACCCGTTCGGCGGCGGCGTCGTCGACCATGGACCCGACGGCGGTGTCCGGGTCGAGCGGGTCGCCGACGCGCAGCTTGCGGACCTCGTCGGTGAACAGGTCGAGGAAGTCGTCGTAGCGGCCGCGGTCGACGTAGACGCGCTGCACCGAGATGCAGCTCTGCCCGGAGTTGCTGTATCCGGTGGCGGCGCAGATCCGGGCGGCGGCGGTCAGGTCGGCGTCGTCGCAGACGATCGTGGCGGCGTTGCCACCGAGCTCCATGACCAGGCGTTTGGCGCCGGCGGCGCGGGCCACGGCGTGGCCGGTCGCCGGGCTGCCGGTGAAGCTGATGACGGCGACCTCCGGGGCGGCGCTGAGGGCCGCGCCGACCTCGCCACCACCGTGCAGGACCTGCACCGCCTCCGGTGGCATGCCGCAGTCGAGCAGCACCCGCACGACGGCCGCGGATGACGCCGGCGCCTGGGGTGGCGGTTTGACGAGGGTGGTGTTGCCGGCCGCGAAGGACGCGCCGAGTTTGTGGGCCAGCAGGTTGGCGGGCGCGTTGAACGGGGTGATCGCCAGGGTGATGCCGGCCGGCGCCCGGTGGGTGAGCGCGGTGTTGCCGACGCCGCGCTGCCAGCCGGCGACCGGCAGCACCTCGCCGCCGATCTGCCGGGCCTCGGCCGCGCAGACGGCGAAGGTGTCGGCGACCCGGTCGATCTCGCCGCCGCCGTCGGTGACGGGTTTGCCGAGTTCCAGCGCGAGCAGCCGGGCCAGGGTGTCGCGGCGGCGCAGGATCTCGGCGGACGCGCGCTCGAGGACGGCGGCCCGGGCGGCCGGCGACATCCGGGCGACCGCGGTGGCGCCGCGGCGGGCATAGCGCAGGGCCGCCTCCACGTCAGAGCCGTCCGCCTGGCGGGCGGTGGTGACGACCTGCCGGACCCACGGGCCGACGCGGTCGGCGGTGGTGCCGCCGGTCGTCCAGGAGCCGGCGATCAGGCATCCGACCTCGGATGCCGGGGGGCTGTCGGTCATCGGCACTCTCCTCGCGCGATCCGCTACGTGGTACTTCTAGACCGTCCTGTGGACTAGGTGTAACGTACGGGCCGCGCAGTCCCCTGGCAATGGCTGAAGGGCACGCTTTGATGGATGACGATCGACCTCTGTCCGGCATCCGGGTCCTGGACCTGACGAACGTCCTGGCCGGGCCGTACTGCAGCTACCACCTGATGCTCCTCGGCGCCGAAATCATCAAGATCGAACGGCCGGGCGACGGCGACCTGGCCCGTTCCCTCGGCCCGGAACCCGCCCTCAACCGGGCCGCGACCGGCGCGTCCTTCCTGGCCCAGAACGCCGGTAAGAAGTCGGTCGAGCTCGACCTCAAGGACCCCGGCGACCGGGCGGTCTTCGAAGGCCTGGTCACCACCGCCGACGTGCTGCTGGAGAACTTCCGGGCCGGCGTGCTCGCCCGCATCGGCTACGACGAGGACGTCCTGCGGGCGCTCAACCCCCGGCTGATCTACTGCGCCATCTCCGGCTTCGGCCAGACCGGGCCGATGCGCGCCGCCCCGGCCTACGACCAGATCATCCAGGGACTGTCCGGGATGATGAGCGTGACCGGCACCCCGGAGACCGCCCCGCTGCGCGTCGGCTTCCCGGTCTCGGACACCGTCGGCGGCCTGGTCGCCGCGATGTCGATCGCCGCGGCGCTCGCCGGGCGCGCCCGGACCGGCGCCGGGGTGTTCCTCGACGTGTCCATGCTGGAGACCTCGCTGTCGGCGATGGGCTGGGCCGCCTCGAACTACCTGGTCAGCGGTGTCACGCCGGAGCCGATGGGCGACCAGAACGCGACGGCCGCCCCGTCCGGCACCTTCCACGCCGCCGACGGCCCGATCAACATCGCCGCGAACCGGCAGACCCAGTTCGAGACACTCTGCCGGCTCATCGACCGGCCGGACCTCGCCGTGGACGAGCGCTACGCCGACCGCGAGGCACGCAAACGCCACCGCGCCGCCCTCAACGACGAGATCAACACCGCTCTCGGCCGGCGGCCGGCGCTGGAGTGGGAGCGGCTGCTGGCGGGCGCCGGCGTACCGGCAGCCCGGATCTTGACGGTCCCGCAGGCTGTCGCGCTGGAGCAGCTCGACGAGCGCGGCTTCTTCACCGACCTGCCGTTCCCCGCCGATCCGCACCGCACGCTGCGGGTCAGCGGCAACGGCGTGCTGTTCGACGGCGCTCCCCTGCGCCCCACCGGCCCACCACCGCTG comes from the Actinoplanes sp. OR16 genome and includes:
- a CDS encoding thiamine pyrophosphate-binding protein, translating into MSGTAADAMVAQLESYGVEYVFGTCGHTNIALLDAIGRSGIRFVIARHEQAAAHAADGYARASGKTGVVLMHVGPGLTNGVTGVMTAALDSVPLVAIAGDIPSYYHGRHPHQEVNLHADADQTAIYRPFVKRAWQVHRAADLPRFTERAFWTAASGRPGAVLLSVPMDHFSRPVEPAVLPLATVHRPELPTEVADQIAGLLLNAERPLIYLGGGLRRGPGLDALRSLAEHLDIPVVHSLMAKGTLPDDHPLLLGMPGFWGLEMTNRYTREADVVLALATRFAETDASSWDRRYTWQFPPAKLVQIDIDPAEIGRNFPVEIGAVADVSRAVQAVAAAVEARQEKPRGREGLREEITAARRALFADSRGRGSDDRFPLRPERILTDLRAILPADAVLVTDVGWNKNGVAQCYELPADGRFITPGGASTMGFGPAAAVGVQIAQPDRTVIALIGDGGMSAQLPALPMAVEQGAPVVFVVMNNRSHGTISDLQSANFGRSYGCDFTAPDGSAYSPDFAALGRACGADGYAVTSAAGFAEALRAALAARRPAVIDVPMVNEPVPTPGHWNIKDIYQGIFE
- a CDS encoding aldehyde dehydrogenase family protein; the encoded protein is MTDSPPASEVGCLIAGSWTTGGTTADRVGPWVRQVVTTARQADGSDVEAALRYARRGATAVARMSPAARAAVLERASAEILRRRDTLARLLALELGKPVTDGGGEIDRVADTFAVCAAEARQIGGEVLPVAGWQRGVGNTALTHRAPAGITLAITPFNAPANLLAHKLGASFAAGNTTLVKPPPQAPASSAAVVRVLLDCGMPPEAVQVLHGGGEVGAALSAAPEVAVISFTGSPATGHAVARAAGAKRLVMELGGNAATIVCDDADLTAAARICAATGYSNSGQSCISVQRVYVDRGRYDDFLDLFTDEVRKLRVGDPLDPDTAVGSMVDDAAAERVVRWAEEAAAAGATITTGGDRDGATVTPTVVAAPPADARLIRDEVFGAVVSVTPFDDFDAVIATCNDSRYGLQAGLFTYDVRRIFTAWRELEVGGLVVNGSSNFRLDHLPFGGVKESGFGRESPRWMIDDYTTVKTLILRGIS
- a CDS encoding CaiB/BaiF CoA-transferase family protein: MDDDRPLSGIRVLDLTNVLAGPYCSYHLMLLGAEIIKIERPGDGDLARSLGPEPALNRAATGASFLAQNAGKKSVELDLKDPGDRAVFEGLVTTADVLLENFRAGVLARIGYDEDVLRALNPRLIYCAISGFGQTGPMRAAPAYDQIIQGLSGMMSVTGTPETAPLRVGFPVSDTVGGLVAAMSIAAALAGRARTGAGVFLDVSMLETSLSAMGWAASNYLVSGVTPEPMGDQNATAAPSGTFHAADGPINIAANRQTQFETLCRLIDRPDLAVDERYADREARKRHRAALNDEINTALGRRPALEWERLLAGAGVPAARILTVPQAVALEQLDERGFFTDLPFPADPHRTLRVSGNGVLFDGAPLRPTGPPPLLGEHNAEFKGATEEVTAP